Proteins from one Hydrogenivirga caldilitoris genomic window:
- a CDS encoding cysteine desulfurase family protein produces MFVKKAGQRVVYLDHIATTPVAEEVLQAMLPYFREKFGNPTSLHSFGQEAKKAINEAREKIATLINANTPEEIVFTSGGIEANNLAIKGIASAYKKRGNHIVTTEIEHHSILHPCKSLEREGWEVTYLKPDRYGLLHPDQVREAVREDTVLVSIGHSNREIGTIQNIKELVQAAKEKNPKVIFHTDAAPTLGHYPVDLKDWGVDAASFTAHLMYGPKGVGALWTRKGVKVRPLLEGGTQERGVRAGTENVPGIVGFGAAAELTMKELEDRMTRLANYRDRFRKAIEEKLEYIEFTGHPTQRLPHHISLIVHFVEGEAMLLRCDLMGIETASGSACVSLALKQSHVLFAIGVPKEVSNGSVVFSFGRENTEEDVEYASEEFPKIVNWLRSLSPFNPENWEKYVKSKEGAH; encoded by the coding sequence ATGTTTGTAAAGAAAGCAGGGCAAAGAGTCGTTTATTTAGACCATATCGCTACCACGCCTGTTGCTGAGGAAGTGCTGCAGGCTATGCTCCCTTACTTCAGGGAGAAGTTTGGAAATCCAACTTCCCTTCACAGCTTTGGTCAGGAGGCAAAGAAGGCTATAAACGAAGCCAGAGAGAAGATAGCAACCCTTATAAACGCCAACACCCCGGAAGAGATAGTCTTTACCTCAGGAGGTATAGAGGCGAACAACCTCGCTATAAAGGGTATAGCGAGCGCTTACAAGAAGCGCGGTAATCACATAGTTACCACAGAGATAGAGCATCATTCAATTCTTCATCCCTGTAAGAGCCTTGAGAGGGAAGGCTGGGAAGTGACCTACCTTAAACCGGACAGGTACGGTCTTCTGCATCCAGACCAGGTAAGAGAAGCTGTTAGGGAAGACACGGTTCTTGTCTCTATAGGACACTCCAACAGGGAGATAGGTACCATTCAGAACATAAAGGAGCTCGTTCAGGCTGCCAAGGAGAAAAATCCAAAGGTTATCTTCCATACGGATGCTGCCCCAACCCTTGGACACTACCCCGTTGACCTGAAAGATTGGGGCGTAGACGCAGCCTCCTTCACAGCTCACCTCATGTACGGACCGAAGGGTGTGGGTGCATTGTGGACGAGGAAGGGTGTTAAGGTAAGACCCCTTCTGGAGGGTGGCACTCAGGAAAGAGGTGTAAGGGCTGGAACTGAGAATGTCCCTGGTATAGTTGGTTTTGGTGCCGCAGCAGAGCTTACCATGAAAGAGCTTGAAGACAGGATGACCAGGCTTGCCAATTACAGGGATAGGTTTAGAAAGGCTATTGAAGAGAAGCTGGAGTACATTGAGTTCACTGGACATCCGACCCAGAGGCTTCCCCATCACATATCCCTTATAGTTCATTTCGTGGAAGGAGAGGCTATGCTTCTCAGGTGTGATCTCATGGGTATAGAGACCGCTTCAGGTTCAGCCTGTGTCTCTTTAGCTCTCAAGCAGTCCCATGTTCTCTTCGCTATAGGGGTCCCCAAGGAGGTTTCTAACGGCTCAGTTGTCTTCAGTTTCGGAAGGGAAAACACGGAAGAGGATGTGGAATACGCCTCTGAGGAATTTCCAAAGATAGTCAATTGGCTCAGGAGTCTCTCACCCTTCAATCCGGAAAACTGGGAGAAGTATGTGAAATCTAAGGAAGGAGCCCATTAA
- a CDS encoding DUF3417 domain-containing protein produces MNPEEVKKGLWELAYNLWWTWNPPARELFRSIDPILWKDTNQNPIELLQRTNLLGERLKSEDFLKHYNYVYSYFKFYMKRCSELSKRFEKPIIFLSPEYGLHHTLLIYAGGLGFLAGDILKESSDLALNLIGSGFQLFQSPTR; encoded by the coding sequence ATGAACCCGGAAGAAGTAAAGAAAGGTTTGTGGGAACTCGCTTACAACCTCTGGTGGACATGGAACCCACCGGCTAGAGAACTTTTTAGGAGTATTGACCCTATCTTATGGAAGGATACAAATCAGAACCCTATAGAGTTATTGCAAAGGACAAATCTGCTTGGTGAAAGATTAAAGAGCGAAGACTTTTTAAAACACTACAACTACGTTTACTCTTACTTCAAGTTTTACATGAAGAGATGCTCCGAACTATCAAAACGGTTTGAAAAGCCCATAATCTTTCTCTCACCAGAGTACGGACTACATCACACACTCCTTATATACGCCGGGGGACTCGGATTTCTCGCAGGGGACATTCTGAAGGAGAGTTCTGACCTTGCCTTGAACCTCATAGGCTCCGGCTTCCAGTTGTTCCAATCTCCCACCAGGTAA
- a CDS encoding MBL fold metallo-hydrolase has product MKTSKIIFLGTAGGRVTTFRLVRRSGGFLIDFSGTKVHVDPGPGAFVYLKEHGIDYRDIDLIVLSHIHLDHTADVNTLLEACTDGGKHRNVALFAPKSAVEGKDRVVLPYLLKRVTKLAFIKEGVELTYRDVTLRAVMRHSHHGVETYGLSFNGDKVVYLSCAKYTEDMLEVYPRKPKVFIINTTFYRKRGDIEHLSVEEVKDLISVCEAETTILTHFSMEMHERGPDIVAQELSQELGLRVVAAQDGMVIPF; this is encoded by the coding sequence TTGAAGACGTCTAAAATTATCTTCCTGGGAACCGCTGGAGGAAGGGTAACAACCTTCCGTTTGGTCAGAAGGTCTGGCGGTTTCCTTATAGACTTTTCTGGCACAAAAGTTCATGTTGATCCTGGACCTGGAGCTTTTGTTTACCTTAAGGAGCATGGTATAGATTACCGCGATATAGACCTGATAGTTTTATCCCATATACACCTGGATCACACGGCTGACGTGAATACCCTCCTGGAAGCCTGTACAGATGGGGGGAAGCATAGGAACGTTGCCCTCTTCGCTCCCAAGTCTGCTGTTGAGGGGAAAGATAGGGTAGTTCTTCCTTACCTCCTTAAGAGGGTGACCAAACTGGCTTTCATAAAGGAGGGGGTTGAACTAACCTACAGGGATGTAACACTCAGAGCTGTCATGAGGCACTCCCATCACGGTGTGGAAACTTATGGACTGTCTTTTAATGGAGATAAGGTGGTTTACCTATCCTGTGCTAAGTACACCGAGGATATGCTTGAAGTCTATCCAAGAAAACCCAAGGTGTTCATAATCAACACGACCTTTTACAGGAAGAGAGGAGACATTGAGCACCTTTCTGTGGAAGAGGTGAAAGATTTGATATCTGTGTGTGAGGCTGAAACAACTATCCTTACCCACTTCAGCATGGAGATGCATGAGAGGGGACCTGACATAGTGGCTCAGGAATTATCCCAAGAGCTCGGTCTCAGGGTGGTGGCTGCTCAAGACGGAATGGTAATACCCTTCTGA
- a CDS encoding type III PLP-dependent enzyme — translation MPMKEISINVGEIQFGYAKRYFEEFIDARPKFYELIDKVQTPTLLIDLDGVKAKYIQARYHMPDVNIFYAVKANDHIDILRALSDLGAGFEVASSEELQKVMSLNVRPEKVISSNPVKPLDFIDYAYSVGVKRFAVDSFSEVDKIARVAPRARVYVRITVPNEGSEWPLSKKFGVDVDTALDILEYAKDRGLIPIGLTFHVGSQCNNLRNWFIAIKRSAQLWENAKRKGIKLLVLNMGGGIPVRYMQESLRIEDVAYYVKGLLRKYFPTPPYELQMEPGRGIVGDQGLMVVSVLGKAKRDDENWLYIDTGVFNGLAEALGGIRYPTYLKKEGELKEWVIGGVSCDSMDVIAKNVFLPEPEVGDRLFLLSTGAYTTVYGANFNGFPPPRVICL, via the coding sequence ATGCCTATGAAAGAGATATCTATCAATGTTGGTGAGATACAGTTCGGTTATGCAAAACGTTACTTTGAGGAGTTTATAGATGCCAGACCTAAGTTTTATGAACTTATAGACAAGGTTCAAACACCAACACTTCTCATAGACCTTGATGGGGTTAAGGCAAAGTATATCCAAGCGAGGTACCATATGCCTGATGTCAATATATTCTATGCGGTAAAGGCTAACGACCATATAGATATCCTCCGAGCTCTCTCTGACTTGGGTGCGGGTTTTGAGGTGGCGTCCTCTGAGGAACTCCAAAAGGTCATGTCTCTGAATGTCCGGCCAGAGAAGGTTATATCAAGCAACCCCGTCAAACCTCTGGATTTTATAGATTACGCTTATAGCGTTGGTGTAAAAAGGTTCGCCGTTGACAGCTTTTCAGAGGTGGATAAGATAGCGAGGGTAGCCCCCCGTGCCAGGGTCTATGTAAGGATAACTGTTCCCAACGAGGGAAGCGAGTGGCCTCTGTCTAAGAAGTTCGGTGTGGATGTGGATACAGCCCTTGACATCCTGGAGTATGCAAAGGACAGGGGACTCATACCCATAGGCTTGACCTTTCATGTGGGTTCTCAGTGTAACAACCTCAGGAACTGGTTTATAGCCATAAAGCGCTCTGCCCAACTCTGGGAGAATGCTAAGAGGAAGGGTATAAAGCTGCTTGTCCTCAATATGGGTGGTGGAATACCTGTCAGGTATATGCAGGAGTCACTTAGGATAGAGGATGTAGCCTATTATGTAAAAGGACTTTTGAGAAAGTACTTTCCTACGCCACCCTACGAGCTTCAGATGGAGCCGGGAAGAGGTATAGTGGGGGATCAGGGGCTAATGGTCGTGAGCGTACTTGGTAAGGCGAAGAGAGATGATGAGAATTGGCTTTACATAGACACGGGGGTGTTCAACGGACTTGCAGAAGCCTTAGGGGGGATAAGATACCCTACTTACCTGAAGAAGGAGGGAGAACTCAAAGAATGGGTTATCGGTGGTGTTTCCTGTGACAGCATGGACGTTATCGCGAAGAACGTATTCCTGCCGGAACCCGAAGTTGGAGACCGTCTCTTTCTTTTATCCACAGGGGCATACACTACCGTTTACGGTGCGAACTTTAACGGGTTTCCCCCTCCAAGGGTTATATGTCTATAA
- the folK gene encoding 2-amino-4-hydroxy-6-hydroxymethyldihydropteridine diphosphokinase encodes MKSRERVFLGLGSNVGDRVKNILSALEELSRLGKLIKVSTVYESEPWGVEDQPPFLNCVVELKSPLPPKKLLAEVKSIEKKLGRIERTRWGPREIDIDILLQDNLVYESEELKLPHPLIEYRDFVLIPLLELDTNLINPKSGKAYKDSLPKIENRLKPFCCIRV; translated from the coding sequence ATGAAGTCAAGGGAAAGGGTCTTCTTAGGTCTGGGCTCAAACGTAGGAGACAGAGTAAAAAACATACTTTCTGCCCTTGAAGAGCTCTCCAGGCTCGGAAAGCTGATTAAAGTATCTACGGTGTACGAGAGTGAACCCTGGGGAGTTGAAGACCAACCACCTTTCCTGAACTGTGTGGTTGAGCTAAAAAGCCCGCTACCGCCTAAAAAACTTTTGGCTGAGGTAAAGAGTATAGAGAAAAAACTCGGCAGGATTGAACGTACCCGTTGGGGTCCAAGGGAGATAGACATAGACATACTCCTGCAGGACAACCTGGTTTATGAAAGCGAGGAGCTAAAACTTCCTCACCCCCTTATTGAATACAGGGATTTCGTGCTTATACCTCTCCTTGAGCTGGACACAAATTTAATAAACCCAAAGAGCGGCAAAGCCTATAAAGACTCCCTGCCAAAAATAGAAAACAGGCTTAAACCCTTCTGCTGCATAAGGGTTTAA
- a CDS encoding Mrp/NBP35 family ATP-binding protein has product MAVKDIMDALRGETLEDIGLKENLAQLVKDIKLIGSELDVLLYTPKKGLEDILRAKVQNALSDVPDVKKVNVKFTETPPQQAQQGAQIPTGQPAFTKRKVPGVKHLIAVGSGKGGVGKSTVAANLALALAKLGYRVGLLDADIYGPSVPTLLGLKGTRATVNERNRIVPAEKFGIKVLSIGFMLPSEDTPVIWRGPMLMKALTQFLFDVDWGELDYLILDLPPGTGDVQLTLAQNVDISGAVVVTTPQDVALADVKKATSMFKEVQIPVLGVIENMAYFICPSDSQKYYIFGKGKTAEFASAYGLKILGSIPIDPEVSERSDKGEPIVVENPESEVAKAFYGIARIVTQELS; this is encoded by the coding sequence ATGGCGGTTAAGGACATAATGGACGCACTTCGTGGAGAAACCTTAGAAGATATCGGTCTGAAAGAGAACCTGGCACAGCTGGTGAAAGATATAAAGCTAATAGGCAGCGAGCTGGATGTCCTCCTGTACACACCTAAGAAAGGTCTTGAAGATATACTTAGGGCTAAGGTTCAGAATGCCCTGTCTGATGTGCCTGATGTGAAGAAGGTAAACGTTAAGTTCACAGAAACACCTCCCCAGCAGGCTCAGCAGGGTGCTCAGATACCCACCGGGCAACCGGCCTTTACAAAGAGAAAGGTTCCCGGTGTCAAGCATCTTATAGCTGTGGGTAGTGGTAAGGGTGGTGTCGGTAAATCAACTGTTGCCGCCAACTTAGCTCTTGCCCTAGCTAAACTCGGCTATAGAGTGGGGCTGTTGGACGCAGACATATACGGACCAAGCGTTCCAACTCTTTTAGGTTTGAAAGGTACAAGAGCTACTGTAAATGAAAGGAACAGGATAGTTCCTGCGGAAAAATTCGGGATAAAGGTACTCTCCATAGGTTTCATGCTCCCTTCAGAGGACACACCTGTTATATGGAGAGGACCTATGCTTATGAAGGCGCTGACCCAGTTCCTCTTTGATGTTGACTGGGGAGAGCTTGATTACCTTATCCTTGACCTTCCGCCCGGCACTGGGGACGTTCAGCTTACCCTTGCCCAGAACGTAGACATATCAGGTGCAGTTGTCGTTACCACACCCCAGGACGTAGCCCTCGCGGATGTGAAGAAAGCCACATCCATGTTTAAGGAGGTTCAGATTCCTGTCCTAGGTGTTATAGAGAACATGGCTTACTTTATCTGCCCCAGTGACAGTCAGAAGTACTACATATTCGGTAAGGGCAAAACCGCAGAGTTCGCTTCCGCTTACGGGCTTAAAATACTTGGCTCTATCCCCATAGACCCGGAGGTTTCGGAGCGCTCTGATAAAGGTGAGCCGATAGTCGTGGAAAACCCTGAGTCTGAAGTGGCTAAGGCTTTTTATGGTATAGCAAGGATAGTAACCCAAGAATTAAGTTAA